The Patescibacteria group bacterium genome window below encodes:
- a CDS encoding WecB/TagA/CpsF family glycosyltransferase: MKVNILGVQIDNLNKADVLDKVEKFLSDDRQHYIVTPNPEIVVAAQSDKEFLGIINRADLAVPDGVGLIFASRYLKRPLPEKIHGVDLMVDLCRLAEQKNYSIYLLGGGEGIAKRAAEKLKEKFPGLRMAGAESGGIITDQKLTVNNQVINFAKPDILFVAFGAGKQEKWIAKNLENISSIKIAMGVGGAFDFIAGKIKRAPKWMRKIGLEWLWRLFMQPWRWKRILTATIKFSWKVIKNGKKYA; the protein is encoded by the coding sequence GTGAAAGTAAACATTTTAGGAGTTCAAATAGATAATTTGAATAAAGCTGATGTTCTCGATAAAGTAGAAAAGTTTTTATCCGACGACCGGCAACATTATATTGTCACACCCAATCCGGAAATAGTGGTGGCCGCACAAAGTGACAAAGAATTTCTAGGAATTATAAACCGCGCAGATTTAGCCGTGCCGGACGGTGTGGGATTGATTTTTGCCTCACGATATTTAAAGCGACCACTCCCGGAAAAAATTCACGGTGTTGATCTAATGGTAGATCTTTGCCGCCTTGCTGAACAAAAAAATTATTCAATCTATCTTTTGGGTGGAGGAGAGGGGATTGCCAAGAGAGCTGCGGAAAAACTAAAGGAAAAATTTCCCGGGTTGCGGATGGCTGGAGCGGAAAGCGGCGGCATAATTACTGATCAAAAATTAACCGTAAACAATCAAGTAATAAATTTTGCAAAACCCGACATCTTATTTGTGGCGTTTGGTGCGGGAAAGCAGGAAAAGTGGATTGCAAAAAATTTAGAAAATATTTCCTCAATAAAAATCGCGATGGGCGTCGGAGGAGCATTTGATTTTATTGCCGGCAAAATAAAACGCGCGCCGAAATGGATGAGAAAAATTGGATTAGAATGGCTCTGGCGACTTTTTATGCAGCCCTGGCGCTGGAAAAGAATTTTAACCGCAACGATAAAATTCAGCTGGAAAGTAATTAAAAATGGTAAAAAATATGCCTAA
- the thpR gene encoding RNA 2',3'-cyclic phosphodiesterase, with product MTKRTFIAINLPDDIKKKFDPIIEELKKLNPDYGIKWVEPENLHLTLHFFGDLSEKQIALVEEGIEEITKRIESFKLNIGTSGCFPNEREPRVFFTAVEDTETLHDLIGKLEVMLENLGHKVDTRPWQGHLTLGRIKDWSRCKIASVKIPSMTFPVKSVELMESELTSDGSVYSVLKSFPLK from the coding sequence ATGACTAAACGCACTTTTATCGCCATAAATCTGCCAGACGACATAAAGAAAAAATTCGACCCTATTATTGAAGAATTGAAAAAATTAAATCCTGATTACGGGATAAAGTGGGTTGAACCAGAAAATCTTCATCTAACATTGCATTTCTTCGGTGATCTAAGCGAAAAGCAAATTGCTCTGGTGGAAGAGGGGATTGAAGAAATAACTAAACGTATTGAATCTTTTAAATTAAATATTGGAACTTCTGGTTGTTTTCCGAATGAACGAGAACCACGGGTGTTTTTTACTGCGGTAGAAGATACGGAAACTCTCCATGATTTGATTGGTAAACTTGAAGTAATGCTCGAAAATCTTGGCCATAAAGTTGATACGCGTCCGTGGCAGGGACATCTAACTCTGGGCAGAATTAAGGACTGGTCCAGATGTAAAATCGCCAGCGTAAAAATTCCGTCCATGACTTTTCCTGTAAAAAGTGTTGAACTTATGGAAAGTGAACTTACTTCTGACGGGTCGGTTTACTCTGTTCTTAAATCTTTTCCCTTGAAATAA
- the amrS gene encoding AmmeMemoRadiSam system radical SAM enzyme, producing the protein MKEALFYKKLSKNRVQCQACSHYCKIAPGNRGICGVRENQDGKLYSLVYGKIVAKNVDPIEKKPLFHFLPGTKSLSIATVGCNFRCLYCQNADIAQMPKESVLFREGNVPGIDLTPKNIVNEALLIGAPSIAYTYTEPTIFIEFALETMKLARQKNLKNIWVTNGYASKEVLKEVIPYLDAANIDIKGFTEEFYNKICGAKLQPVLEAAKMMKRGGVWVEITTLVVPEQNDTKEHFESIAKFIAKNLGKETPWHISKFFPTYKLKNLPPTPQSSLIEAREFGKKFGLRYIYLGNVPLAEGETTICPKCGVKMIERSGYEIVRYDKDGKCANCGENLNLILK; encoded by the coding sequence ATGAAAGAGGCTTTATTTTACAAAAAATTATCCAAAAATCGCGTCCAGTGCCAGGCGTGTAGTCATTACTGTAAAATCGCGCCAGGCAATCGCGGGATTTGTGGCGTTCGGGAAAATCAGGACGGCAAACTTTATTCTTTGGTTTACGGAAAAATTGTCGCCAAAAATGTTGATCCAATTGAGAAAAAACCACTTTTTCATTTTTTACCGGGAACAAAAAGTTTATCGATTGCTACGGTCGGCTGCAATTTCAGATGTCTCTATTGTCAGAACGCAGACATTGCCCAGATGCCGAAAGAAAGCGTTTTATTCCGAGAAGGCAACGTCCCAGGAATTGATCTGACGCCAAAAAATATTGTGAACGAGGCATTATTGATCGGCGCGCCGAGTATAGCTTATACTTATACCGAACCGACGATTTTTATTGAGTTTGCTCTGGAAACAATGAAGCTGGCGCGCCAGAAAAATTTAAAAAATATCTGGGTGACAAACGGTTACGCGAGCAAAGAAGTTTTAAAAGAAGTAATCCCCTATCTTGACGCGGCCAATATTGATATAAAAGGTTTTACTGAAGAATTTTATAATAAAATTTGCGGCGCGAAGTTGCAGCCGGTTTTGGAAGCCGCAAAAATGATGAAGCGCGGCGGTGTTTGGGTAGAAATTACAACGCTTGTTGTGCCCGAGCAAAATGATACGAAAGAACATTTTGAAAGTATCGCTAAATTTATTGCTAAAAATTTGGGAAAAGAAACTCCGTGGCATATCTCTAAATTTTTTCCAACTTACAAATTAAAAAACTTGCCACCCACTCCCCAATCATCTTTGATTGAAGCCAGAGAGTTTGGAAAAAAATTCGGTTTGCGCTATATTTATTTAGGTAATGTGCCGCTCGCGGAAGGCGAAACAACTATTTGCCCAAAGTGCGGCGTTAAAATGATTGAACGTTCTGGTTATGAAATTGTCCGCTACGACAAAGACGGTAAATGCGCGAATTGTGGTGAAAATTTAAATTTAATTTTAAAATAA